GGCGCGAGATATTTGCGGAGACCGTGGTGTGATCGATGATCAGCCCGCCGCGCAGCCTGGCGATCGCGTCGGGGCTGTGCAGCAGCAGCGCATCGAGGTCGGCATCGTTGCCTACACACGTGATCAATATCTCGGCGCCATCGATCGCATCAAGCGCTGTCGCGGCCGATTTACCGCCATATTGCGCGACCCAGGCAGCGGCTTTTTGGGGCGAGCGATTATAGACGGTGACGTTGTGCCCGGCGGTGACAAGGTGCCCCGCCATCGGCGCGCCCATCACGCCGGTTCCAATGAATGCGATTTCAGCCATGCGCCAGCGCATAAGGCGTGTTCCTTCATCACGCCAGATGGTCTAGGCGCCTTCGCCTATGGCTACCGATCCTCTGTCCGCCGCTGAACAGCTCCCCGTCACCATCGACGATGTCCGCGCCGCCCATGCGCGGATCGCCGAGTCGATCGTGCGCACGCCGACCTTCATCAGCAAGACGCTGTCCGACCTGACCGGCGCGACGGTCTATCTCAAATTCGAGAATCTGCAGTTCACCGCAGCGTATAAGGAACGCGGTGCGCTCAACACGCTGTTGCAGCTCAATCCGCAGACCAAGGGCGTGATCGCCGCGTCCGCTGGGAATCATGCGCAAGGCCTGGCCTATCACGCGCACCGGCTCGGCATTCCCGCGACGATCGTGATGCCGACCAACACGCCGACGGTGAAGGTGACGCAGACCGAGGGGCATCACGCCAACGTCGTGCTGTTCGGCGAGACGTTCGACGCCGCCTATGCCCATGCGCGCGAGCTCGAGGCGGGCGAAGGCTTCACCTTCGTCCATCCGTTCGACGATATCCGCGTCATTGCCGGGCAAGGCACGGTTGCGCTCGAAATGCTCGAGGATGTGCCGACGATCGACACCTTCATCACGCCGATCGGCGGCGGCGGGCTGATCTCCGGCATGGCGGTGGTCGCGCGCGATGCCAGCCACAGGGCCGGGGGCAAGCCGATCGAAGTGATCGGCGTCGAGGCCGAGCTTTTCCCGTCGATGTACAACCGAATCAACGGCACCGAGATGCCGTGCGCCGGCGACACGCTGGCCGAGGGCATCGCGGTCAAGGAACCTGGCGCGATCACCAGCGGCATGGTCAAGGTTCTGGTCGATGACATCGTGCTGGTCAGCGAACGCAGCCTGGAACAGGCGGTAAGCCTGTTGCTGCAGATCGAAAAGACCGTGGTCGAGGGCGCTGGCGCCGCCGGCCTCGCCGCGCTGCTCCAGCATCCCGAACGCTTCAAGGGCAAGACAGTCGGCGTCGTGCTGTGTGGCGGCAATATCGATACGCGGCTGCTCGCCAATGTGCTGTTGCGCGATCTGGCTCGCTCGGGCCGGCTCGCACGCCTGCGCATCCGGTTGCAGGATCAGCCTGGCGCGTTGTTCAATGTCGCGCGGATCTTCGATCAGCAACGCGTCAACATCATCGAGATCTATCACCAGCGCGTCTTCACCACGCTGCCGGCCAAGGGCCTGATCACCGATATCGAATGCGAGACGCGAGATCGCGCGCATCTCGACCGGTTGATGGTGGCGTTGCGTGAGGCCGGAT
This portion of the Sphingomonas sp. So64.6b genome encodes:
- a CDS encoding threonine ammonia-lyase; translation: MATDPLSAAEQLPVTIDDVRAAHARIAESIVRTPTFISKTLSDLTGATVYLKFENLQFTAAYKERGALNTLLQLNPQTKGVIAASAGNHAQGLAYHAHRLGIPATIVMPTNTPTVKVTQTEGHHANVVLFGETFDAAYAHARELEAGEGFTFVHPFDDIRVIAGQGTVALEMLEDVPTIDTFITPIGGGGLISGMAVVARDASHRAGGKPIEVIGVEAELFPSMYNRINGTEMPCAGDTLAEGIAVKEPGAITSGMVKVLVDDIVLVSERSLEQAVSLLLQIEKTVVEGAGAAGLAALLQHPERFKGKTVGVVLCGGNIDTRLLANVLLRDLARSGRLARLRIRLQDQPGALFNVARIFDQQRVNIIEIYHQRVFTTLPAKGLITDIECETRDRAHLDRLMVALREAGYEASPVELA